Proteins encoded in a region of the Mucilaginibacter sabulilitoris genome:
- a CDS encoding YncE family protein, giving the protein MKSINHKILYLLGCIILIYSSCRKNQAPVPEKETVVTPPQDTTSAGDTLVNHAKGFYLLDEGNMGSSKASLDYFDYLSGTFRKNIYGTANPQIPKGLGDVGNDVGVYGSKVYIVVNNSNKVEVLDLKTNKRINLINIANCRYVTFHNGRTYVSAYLGKVGDPHAPNGAVYEIDTASLQITRKVTIGRQPEEMAIVGEKMYVANSGGYSPPDYERTVSVIDLATFTELKRIDVAINLDRVKADKYGDVYVTSRGDYYDISSKLFVIDTKTDQVKKRFDFGVSNLWIDGDTAYMYSYEFSYKTGKNTTTYTMLNVKDETVIPGKFITDGTEVQIRVPYGIAVNPFTKEVFVTDAKDYITPGTLYCFDPKGKKKWSVQTGDIPGHFAFVY; this is encoded by the coding sequence ATGAAAAGTATAAATCATAAAATACTGTATTTATTAGGATGTATCATCCTCATTTACAGTTCTTGTCGTAAAAACCAGGCGCCGGTTCCCGAAAAAGAGACTGTTGTTACTCCCCCGCAAGACACTACCAGCGCGGGGGATACTTTAGTGAACCACGCCAAAGGTTTTTACCTGCTCGATGAAGGTAACATGGGTTCCAGCAAGGCATCGCTTGATTATTTTGATTACCTGTCCGGAACGTTTCGTAAAAATATCTACGGAACGGCTAACCCACAGATACCAAAAGGTTTGGGCGATGTTGGTAATGATGTTGGCGTATACGGCTCAAAGGTGTACATCGTGGTTAACAACTCCAACAAGGTTGAGGTGCTCGATCTGAAAACCAATAAGCGGATCAATCTCATCAATATCGCTAACTGCCGCTACGTTACTTTTCATAATGGCCGTACCTACGTTAGCGCCTATCTGGGTAAAGTGGGCGATCCGCATGCCCCTAATGGCGCTGTTTATGAAATTGATACCGCATCGCTGCAAATTACCCGCAAGGTAACCATTGGCCGCCAGCCCGAAGAAATGGCCATAGTAGGCGAAAAGATGTATGTGGCAAATTCAGGGGGATATAGCCCGCCGGATTATGAACGTACGGTTTCAGTGATTGATCTGGCCACTTTTACCGAGCTGAAACGTATCGACGTTGCCATCAATCTCGACCGTGTAAAGGCTGATAAATATGGCGATGTATATGTAACCTCCCGCGGCGATTATTATGATATATCATCCAAACTATTCGTCATTGATACCAAAACCGACCAGGTTAAAAAGCGCTTTGATTTTGGCGTAAGCAACCTGTGGATTGATGGCGACACCGCCTATATGTACAGTTATGAATTTAGTTACAAAACGGGCAAAAATACCACTACCTACACCATGCTCAATGTAAAGGACGAAACGGTGATACCCGGCAAATTTATTACCGATGGAACTGAAGTGCAGATACGCGTACCCTATGGCATTGCTGTAAATCCGTTTACCAAAGAAGTATTTGTTACCGATGCCAAAGATTATATAACACCGGGGACACTGTACTGCTTTGATCCAAAAGGGAAGAAAAAATGGTCGGTACAAACCGGTGATATTCCCGGGCACTTTGCATTTGTTTATTAA